The Lepeophtheirus salmonis chromosome 1, UVic_Lsal_1.4, whole genome shotgun sequence genome has a segment encoding these proteins:
- the LOC121131778 gene encoding IQ calmodulin-binding motif-containing protein 1 isoform X2: MTMKVIEFVFSLQSLSHVEVQDYERACNALELSSLLDPLFIQCLKNKNSPFILPLVQRLLYILRSELKVLETLLNENEHIAIKILHEIKDLAILSRENDVFKLCLEIFNTYAQNAPNLMSFINYRYKTHLGKYSSELRGNDALFQIINSNYIREVHASVLIQKYWRGYSYKKRYNVMLRGFMALQRLFMMKRSAKELAKWTKLFEKSDTCFLKGYQSLVGRRLCHEGRYSYISTLSPKKFRDYQIGEQGRAATQIQNFWKEVKHKKINLEFEETRKRDSAARTIQKYACKWLLCKQKKYQWSKTLFSPTDLSKDKIKSIQDEINFFQKTLGSKVIEKENFIEKYNESQWRFAKFQLSLNRSRLSEHRISARLAQSITICELISNPPGLDVYDPERDWKNFHTLSLPAATASRIEHKATIEDFEAPKWKDAVNKCIEQYYDLP, translated from the exons ATGACGATGAAGGTCATTGAATTCGTTTTTTCCCTTCAATCATTGTCACATGTGGAAGTTCAAGACTATGAGCGGGCTTGTAATGCTCTAGAATTATCATCCCTACTGGATCCCctatttattcaatgtttaaaaaacaaaaact CTCCTTTCATTTTACCACTTGTTCAAAGGTTGTTATATATTCTAAGAAGTGAATTAAAGGTATTggaaactcttttgaatgag AATGAACATATTGCAATTAAAATCTTACATGAGATAAAGGACCTTGCAATTTTGAGTAGAGAAAATGATGTTTTCAAACTTTGCTTGGAGATATTCAATACGTATGCGCAAAATGCACCGAATCTCAtg TCATTCATTAATTATCGATACAAGACTCATTTAGGAAAGTACTCATCAGAATTGAGGGGGAATGATgctctttttcaaataattaattccaattataTACGAGAAGTGCATGCTTCTGttctcattcaaaaatattggaGAGGTTACTCATATAAAAAGAGATACAATGTTATGTTAAGAGGATTTATGGCTCTGCAAAGACTTTTCATGATGAAGCGATCCGCTAAGGAACTAGCCAAATggacaaaattatttgaaaaatctgaCACATGCTTCTTAAAAGGTTACCAATCCTTGGTTGGGCGCCGACTTTGCCATGAAGGTCGATATTCCTACATCTCCACActttctcccaaaaaatttagAGATTATCAAATAGGAGAGCAAGGACGCGCCGCTACCCAAATACAA AATTTCTGGAAGGAAGTTAAGCATAAAAAGATCAACTTAGAGTTTGAAGAAACAAGAAAGAGGGATTCTGCCGCTAGGACTATTCAAAAATACGCATGCAAGTGGTTATTATGCAAGCAGAAGAAGTATCAATGGTCAAAAACTCTTTTTTCCCCTACGGATCTCTCAAAAGATAAGATTAAAAGTATTCAGgatgaaatcaattttttccaaaagacgTTAGGCTCCAAG GTTATAGAGAAGGAAAACTTTATTGAGAAATATAACGAAAGCCAATGGAGATTTGCCAAGTTTCAACTTTCTTTAAATAGGTCCCGACTGTCTGAACATAGAATATCCGCAAGACTGGCCCAATCCATTACTATATGTGAGTTGATATCTAATCCACCTGGTCTAGATGTGTATGACCCAGAAAGAGATTGGAAAAACTTTCATACTCTATCTCTACCTGCAGCCACTGCTTCAAGAATCGAACATAAAGCTACGATTGAAGACTTCGAGGCTCCTAAATGGAAGGACGCCGTTAACAAATGCATTGAGCAATACTATGATCttccataa
- the LOC121131778 gene encoding IQ calmodulin-binding motif-containing protein 1 isoform X3, whose product MTMKVIEFVFSLQSLSHVEVQDYERACNALELSSLLDPLFIQCLKNKNSPFILPLVQRLLYILRSELKVLETLLNENEHIAIKILHEIKDLAILSRENDVFKLCLEIFNTYAQNAPNLMTHLGKYSSELRGNDALFQIINSNYIREVHASVLIQKYWRGYSYKKRYNVMLRGFMALQRLFMMKRSAKELAKWTKLFEKSDTCFLKGYQSLVGRRLCHEGRYSYISTLSPKKFRDYQIGEQGRAATQIQNFWKEVKHKKINLEFEETRKRDSAARTIQKYACKWLLCKQKKYQWSKTLFSPTDLSKDKIKSIQDEINFFQKTLGSKVIEKENFIEKYNESQWRFAKFQLSLNRSRLSEHRISARLAQSITICELISNPPGLDVYDPERDWKNFHTLSLPAATASRIEHKATIEDFEAPKWKDAVNKCIEQYYDLP is encoded by the exons ATGACGATGAAGGTCATTGAATTCGTTTTTTCCCTTCAATCATTGTCACATGTGGAAGTTCAAGACTATGAGCGGGCTTGTAATGCTCTAGAATTATCATCCCTACTGGATCCCctatttattcaatgtttaaaaaacaaaaact CTCCTTTCATTTTACCACTTGTTCAAAGGTTGTTATATATTCTAAGAAGTGAATTAAAGGTATTggaaactcttttgaatgag AATGAACATATTGCAATTAAAATCTTACATGAGATAAAGGACCTTGCAATTTTGAGTAGAGAAAATGATGTTTTCAAACTTTGCTTGGAGATATTCAATACGTATGCGCAAAATGCACCGAATCTCAtg ACTCATTTAGGAAAGTACTCATCAGAATTGAGGGGGAATGATgctctttttcaaataattaattccaattataTACGAGAAGTGCATGCTTCTGttctcattcaaaaatattggaGAGGTTACTCATATAAAAAGAGATACAATGTTATGTTAAGAGGATTTATGGCTCTGCAAAGACTTTTCATGATGAAGCGATCCGCTAAGGAACTAGCCAAATggacaaaattatttgaaaaatctgaCACATGCTTCTTAAAAGGTTACCAATCCTTGGTTGGGCGCCGACTTTGCCATGAAGGTCGATATTCCTACATCTCCACActttctcccaaaaaatttagAGATTATCAAATAGGAGAGCAAGGACGCGCCGCTACCCAAATACAA AATTTCTGGAAGGAAGTTAAGCATAAAAAGATCAACTTAGAGTTTGAAGAAACAAGAAAGAGGGATTCTGCCGCTAGGACTATTCAAAAATACGCATGCAAGTGGTTATTATGCAAGCAGAAGAAGTATCAATGGTCAAAAACTCTTTTTTCCCCTACGGATCTCTCAAAAGATAAGATTAAAAGTATTCAGgatgaaatcaattttttccaaaagacgTTAGGCTCCAAG GTTATAGAGAAGGAAAACTTTATTGAGAAATATAACGAAAGCCAATGGAGATTTGCCAAGTTTCAACTTTCTTTAAATAGGTCCCGACTGTCTGAACATAGAATATCCGCAAGACTGGCCCAATCCATTACTATATGTGAGTTGATATCTAATCCACCTGGTCTAGATGTGTATGACCCAGAAAGAGATTGGAAAAACTTTCATACTCTATCTCTACCTGCAGCCACTGCTTCAAGAATCGAACATAAAGCTACGATTGAAGACTTCGAGGCTCCTAAATGGAAGGACGCCGTTAACAAATGCATTGAGCAATACTATGATCttccataa
- the LOC121131779 gene encoding uncharacterized protein isoform X1: MSNRYGRSYFRSVPNRMHSRRGKRPYPVRPLFPNKEYGRPLSPRSYIHSSQIDEEHHKLNDSRNFNSKESDHDALSFRTKRRRSFDEDVEIPTSWEVKLPAPCKLSKSDNNENEELKEPILESPASPVEANTLLSPESPPPPTIPDKGVRRSKTPSSSPSNKNVPIIPQSPVIHLCRLCSSCAPFRSEHDLLVHLTVIHYRTKLMKRVIQPYKCLKCEYSPAVPDDAEDLLMHYGCDEKLSFQFYDQDLKDLSIESEERSSGTSNDDLKICHYNDGARISITCEICNSCFDKERLFIRHISLRHFTKVLCDELPKRSPFICPFLDCNKEKNNLHALMLHYGCEHNISMDLYLKATGGSKGSIRIVVDEPPKSPTKSIEPPSIVSPDSKVLDKDTSKKSSKKCSSSLVCKKCPKKTFASQMSLNYHLMVTHFFPDLPKIGPYSCPKCDDKYPERVDFTKHFLEVHLTEYLEDNSLASKKNEKNKLFDEYTNIFSDEHSSEYKIQKSSIASSNSHKQSDVRRKITQKWETTSVDIQNQRIEELEKLILDLKNEHEDTLKKKSSDFEKWILQKEKQIEDEIDKRKSVEDSCERSNLDVIELQKQLEQVRKSHKSSEDMLVEKHNLNHSLMKEKKVTRKRSGSI, translated from the coding sequence ATGAGTAACCGCTATGGACGATCTTACTTTAGATCTGTCCCTAATCGTATGCATAGTAGAAGGGGTAAAAGACCATATCCTGTTCGACCCCTATTCCCAAATAAGGAATATGGTCGCCCATTATCTCCAAGATCTTATATTCATAGTAGTCAGATAGACGAGGAGCATCATAAACTAAACGACTCGAGGAATTTTAACAGTAAAGAATCTGATCATGATGCACTTAGTTTTCGAACCAAAAGGCGACGTTCATTTGATGAGGATGTTGAAATACCAACTTCCTGGGAAGTTAAGCTCCCTGCGCCTTGTAAATTATCTAAATCTGATAATAACGAGAATGAAGAATTGAAGGAGCCAATCCTTGAATCACCCGCTAGTCCTGTTGAAGCAAACACCCTATTGTCTCCAGAGTCTCCTCCTCCTCCTACTATTCCAGATAAGGGCGTCAGACGAAGTAAGACACCATCATCATCACCATCGAACAAAAATGTGCCCATAATTCCTCAAAGTCCTGTGATACATCTATGTCGTTTGTGTTCCAGCTGTGCTCCTTTTCGGTCAGAGCATGATCTTCTTGTTCATTTGACTGTTATTCATTATCGGACTAAACTTATGAAACGTGTAATTCAACCCTATAAGTGCTTAAAATGTGAGTACAGTCCGGCCGTTCCTGATGATGCAGAAGATCTTTTAATGCACTATGGGTGTGACGAAAAACTATCTTTTCAGTTCTATGATCAAGACTTGAAAGACTTATCTATTGAAAGTGAAGAAAGGAGTTCTGGTACATCAAATGATGATCTCAAAATATGCCACTACAATGATGGAGCTAGAATCTCCATTACGTGTGAAATATGCAACTCTTGCTTTGACAAGGAAAGACTTTTTATTCGCCATATTTCTCTTCGACATTTTACCAAAGTATTATGCGACGAACTCCCCAAACGAAGCCCTTTCATCTGTCCATTTTTGGACTgtaacaaggaaaaaaataatttacatgcTCTAATGCTTCACTATGGATGTGAACACAATATAAGTATGGACTTGTACTTAAAAGCAACCGGTGGAAGTAAGGGTTCTATTCGTATAGTTGTAGATGAGCCCCCAAAATCTCCGACTAAGTCAATAGAACCTCCCTCTATTGTTTCTCCAGACTCTAAGGTCCTTGACAAAGATACATCAAAAAAGTCATCTAAGAAATGCTCGTCATctttagtttgtaaaaaatgCCCAAAGAAAACCTTTGCCTCTCAAAtgtcattaaattatcatttaatggTAACCCATTTTTTCCCAGATTTACCCAAAATTGGACCTTATTCATGTCCAAAGTGTGATGATAAGTATCCTGAAAGAGTTGATTTCACAAAACATTTTCTAGAAGTGCATCTCACTGAGTATTTAGAAGATAATTCACTTGCAtcgaaaaaaaatgagaaaaataagttgtttgacgaatatactaatatattttccgATGAACATTCATCTGaatataaaatccaaaaatcatcAATAGCCTCTTCAAATAGTCATAAGCAATCTGATGTTCGGCgcaaaattactcaaaaatggGAAACTACTTCAGTCGATATTCAAAATCAACGAATCGAAGagcttgaaaaattaatattggaccTCAAGAATGAACATGAGGATACATTGAAGAAAAAGAGCTCCGACTTTGAGAAATGGATTCTACAGAAGGAGAAGCAAATTGAAGACGAAATTGATAAAAGAAAGAGTGTAGAAGATTCTTGTGAGCGCTCAAATTTAGATGTTATTGAGCTCCAAAAACAGCTTGAGCAAGTAAGAAAATCACATAAGTCATCGGAGGATATGCTGGTTGAAAAACATAATCTTAATCATTCTctcatgaaagaaaaaaaagtcactaGAAAAAGAAGTGGATCgatttaa
- the LOC121131778 gene encoding IQ calmodulin-binding motif-containing protein 1 isoform X1, whose translation MTMKVIEFVFSLQSLSHVEVQDYERACNALELSSLLDPLFIQCLKNKNSPFILPLVQRLLYILRSELKVLETLLNENEHIAIKILHEIKDLAILSRENDVFKLCLEIFNTYAQNAPNLMVKFIQNSRKLTTHLGKYSSELRGNDALFQIINSNYIREVHASVLIQKYWRGYSYKKRYNVMLRGFMALQRLFMMKRSAKELAKWTKLFEKSDTCFLKGYQSLVGRRLCHEGRYSYISTLSPKKFRDYQIGEQGRAATQIQNFWKEVKHKKINLEFEETRKRDSAARTIQKYACKWLLCKQKKYQWSKTLFSPTDLSKDKIKSIQDEINFFQKTLGSKVIEKENFIEKYNESQWRFAKFQLSLNRSRLSEHRISARLAQSITICELISNPPGLDVYDPERDWKNFHTLSLPAATASRIEHKATIEDFEAPKWKDAVNKCIEQYYDLP comes from the exons ATGACGATGAAGGTCATTGAATTCGTTTTTTCCCTTCAATCATTGTCACATGTGGAAGTTCAAGACTATGAGCGGGCTTGTAATGCTCTAGAATTATCATCCCTACTGGATCCCctatttattcaatgtttaaaaaacaaaaact CTCCTTTCATTTTACCACTTGTTCAAAGGTTGTTATATATTCTAAGAAGTGAATTAAAGGTATTggaaactcttttgaatgag AATGAACATATTGCAATTAAAATCTTACATGAGATAAAGGACCTTGCAATTTTGAGTAGAGAAAATGATGTTTTCAAACTTTGCTTGGAGATATTCAATACGTATGCGCAAAATGCACCGAATCTCAtggtaaaatttattcaaaattctcGAAAACTAACG ACTCATTTAGGAAAGTACTCATCAGAATTGAGGGGGAATGATgctctttttcaaataattaattccaattataTACGAGAAGTGCATGCTTCTGttctcattcaaaaatattggaGAGGTTACTCATATAAAAAGAGATACAATGTTATGTTAAGAGGATTTATGGCTCTGCAAAGACTTTTCATGATGAAGCGATCCGCTAAGGAACTAGCCAAATggacaaaattatttgaaaaatctgaCACATGCTTCTTAAAAGGTTACCAATCCTTGGTTGGGCGCCGACTTTGCCATGAAGGTCGATATTCCTACATCTCCACActttctcccaaaaaatttagAGATTATCAAATAGGAGAGCAAGGACGCGCCGCTACCCAAATACAA AATTTCTGGAAGGAAGTTAAGCATAAAAAGATCAACTTAGAGTTTGAAGAAACAAGAAAGAGGGATTCTGCCGCTAGGACTATTCAAAAATACGCATGCAAGTGGTTATTATGCAAGCAGAAGAAGTATCAATGGTCAAAAACTCTTTTTTCCCCTACGGATCTCTCAAAAGATAAGATTAAAAGTATTCAGgatgaaatcaattttttccaaaagacgTTAGGCTCCAAG GTTATAGAGAAGGAAAACTTTATTGAGAAATATAACGAAAGCCAATGGAGATTTGCCAAGTTTCAACTTTCTTTAAATAGGTCCCGACTGTCTGAACATAGAATATCCGCAAGACTGGCCCAATCCATTACTATATGTGAGTTGATATCTAATCCACCTGGTCTAGATGTGTATGACCCAGAAAGAGATTGGAAAAACTTTCATACTCTATCTCTACCTGCAGCCACTGCTTCAAGAATCGAACATAAAGCTACGATTGAAGACTTCGAGGCTCCTAAATGGAAGGACGCCGTTAACAAATGCATTGAGCAATACTATGATCttccataa